The stretch of DNA GCTCCGTGGCCCAGCGGTGATGATTGAGTTCGGTGTCGATGTAGCCCGGGCAGATCGCGTTCACGTTGATGCCATGACGTCCCCACTCCTGCGCCATCGCCCGGGTCATGTGGATCACCGCGGCCTTGCTCATCGAATACAGGCCAATTTGCGGCAACACGCGCATGCCTGCCACCGAAGCAATGTTGATAATCCGGTAGCCCGGCTTGGTGACGCTGTCGTTGCGCCGGAGCATGCGTTTGGCGACTTCCTGCGCGACAAAAAAAGCCCCGCGGGTATTGGTGTCGAAAATGAATTCGAAATCAGCAGGGGTGACCTCGGCAAGTTTCTGATGAGCCGAAACACCTGAATTGTTCACCAGGATATCGATCGTGCCCGCTTCGGTTTCCGCATGCGCGATGGCGGACTTGATGCTTTGATAATCGGTGACGTCCAGCGACACCACGTGCGCGGCACCACCCGACGCTTCGATTTCGGCACGCAGCTCTTTAAGCCGTTCCGTGCGGCGACTGGCCAGCACAACCTTCGCACCCGCTTGCGAGAGCACTTGTGCAAACCGCTTGCCCAACCCGCTCGACGCGCCAGTAATCAGCGCAACTTTGCCTTCCAGATTAATCGAACGGCCCATGTCATTCCTTCATTTCAATAGTTTCGAGTAGTAACGCAAACTGCTGCGGCCAGGCCGCAAACGATGCGGAGAAAAGATAGTGTAAGAGGCGCGATGAAAGACCCGACGAACCTGCGACACCGTATCACACCAATAGAACGATCGTGCTAATTCATGCGCATCCGGTTGCGGCGTCCGGACCGTTCGCTGACAATACGTCCCCGTGTGGTCCCCAAAGAATCCCCAACCATCTCGAAAAAGTATTTTAACGGCAAGAGGAGCATCAATGACCCCCGCAAGCCTCATCGAGCAGTACGGCCCGCGCGAATCCATGGAATACGACGTGGTGATCGTCGGAGGTGGCCCGGCAGGCTTGTCCGCGGCGATCCGGCTCAAACAGCTGGCGCTGGCAAAAGGCGTCGAAACCAGTGTGTGCATCCTCGAAAAAGGCTCGGAAATCGGCGCACATATTTTGTCAGGGGCGGTGATGGACCCGCGCGCGCTGACCGAACTCATCCCCGAATGGAAAGAAAAAGGCGCGCCACTGAATGTCGAGGTCAGCGAGGACCGTTTCATTTTTCTCGGCGAGCGCAGCGCCAGGCAGGTGCCGCACTGGGCCCTGCCCGCGATTTTTCGCAACGAGGGCAACTACGTCGTCAGCCTGGCGAATGTCGCGCGCTGGCTCGGGCAACAGGCAGAGGCGTTAGGCGTCGAGATTTTCCCCGGCTTTCCCGCAGCGGAAGTGCTGTATCACGAGGATGGTTCGGTCAAGGGCGTGGTCACCGGCAACATGGGCATCGGCCGCGACGGCCAGCCCACGGAGAATTTCCAGCTCGGCATGGAACTGCATGCGAAATACACGCTGTTTTGTGAAGGTGCGCGCGGCCACCTCGGGCGCCAGCTTCACGAGCGCTTCCAGCTGCGCGATGGCGCCGATCCGCAGACGTATGGCATTGGCCTCAAGGAACTATGGGAAATCGACCCGTCCATGCACCAACCCGGCCTCGTGCTCCACACCGCCGGCTGGCCGCTCAAAAACGATACCTATGGCGGCTCGTTCCTTTATCACATGGATCACAACCAGGTCATGATCGGTTTTGTCGTAGGGCTGGGCTATTCCAATCCCTATCTGTCGCCCTTCGAAGAATTTCAGCGCTACAAGACTCATCCCGCGATTCGCACTTTTTTGCAAGGCGGCAAACGCGTGTCGTATGGCGCGCGGGCCATTACGGCGGGCGGCCTGATGTCACTGCCCAAGCTGGTGTTTCCGGGTGGCGCGCTGGTGGGAGACGATGCGGGCTTTCTCAATGCCTCGCGCATCAAGGGCAGCCACGCTGCGATCAAGACCGGCATGCTGGCGGCGCAGGCGGCCTTCGAGGCGCTGGCCGCCGGACGTGCGGCAGACGAGCTCAGTGCCTATCCAGAAGCCTTCCGCCAATCCTGGCTGCATACTGAGCTGCATCGCGCCCGCAACTTCAAGCAGTGGATGAGCCGGGGCCTGTATCTGGGCACGCTGATGGTGGGCCTCGAGCAAAAACTGTTAGGCGGCAATGTGCCCTGGACGCTGCATCACAAGCATGCAGATCACGAAATGCTCAAGCCCGCCTCGCAATGTCAGCCCATTGAGTACCCGAAACCCGATGGCAAGCTGACCTTCGACCGGCTCTCGTCGGTGTTTATTTCGAATACCCATCACGAAGAAAATCAGCCGTCGCACCTGACGCTCAAGGATGCAACGGTTCCCATCAACGTCAACTGGCGTACCTATGCGGGCCCTGAGAGCCGCTACTGCCCGGCTGCCGTTTATGAATTCGTCAAGAACAACGACGGTAACGAACAACTCGTCATCAATGCGCAAAATTGCGTGCATTGCAAAACCTGCGACATCAAGGACCCCACGCAAAACATTGTGTGGGTGACGCCGGAAGGCGGCGGTGGACCGAACTACCCCAATATGTGAGACCTGTCACCTGTCACACGCAAGCGAACCCCGGCGCAAAGCCATCTCGCGCCGGGAAGCTAGCGTACATGTCACTGCACCTCACCAGGGCGGGAGCTAGCGAGCGCCACCAATTTTTGCCGCACCCGTTCCAGCACGGGCGCCCAGGCGCCGATCTCAGGCTGGCGCAGGAGTTCGATGGAATCGTACCAGGGCGTGCGCTGGTTCTGATGGCCCCAGAACCACGCCGAGATGTAATCGATCATCAGGCAGGTGGGGACACCCAACGCGCCAGCCAGATGGGCAGGCCCGCTATCGATCGTCACGACCAGATCCAGGTTGACCAGCAACGCGGCCACATCGTCAAAACCCGTTTCGAACTGCGCGGTCAGATCGATGACCTCCATGCCGCGTGTGCGCCATTGCTCCACGGTGCTCCCCCGCCCAGGCGAAAGCGCGAAGAAGGTGACGCCAGGCACCTGTAACAGGGGCTCAAGCTGCTCAGGCGCCATGGAGCGGCGCGCATCGCGGATGTGACCCGGATTGCCGTTCCACACCAGTCCGACCTTGGGTCGCCCCTCCGCTGCCACAGCGCTCACCCGTTCACGCCAGCGTGCGGCGCGCTCCGGATCAGCGCTCAGATAGGGCTGACCCCAGCCCTCGGCACTGAACACGCCGAGGCGCAGCGGCAGGCTCATCAGCCCGCAGTGGAAATCGGGATGCGTTTCAAGGGACGTTTCAAGCACTAGATCATCAGGCAGCATGCGTTCAATCAGATGCCGCAGCGGCCCGTCATGGCCGAAAATCACCCGCCCGCCCTCGCTGCGGGCCCGTTGCGCCAGCAGCGGCAAAAACCGCACAGCCCATAGGCAATCGCCCAGGCCCTGCTCGCCGTACACCACCAGCACCTTGCCCGCGAGGGATTCCCCCTGCCAATACGGGCTTTGCTTCGCCAGTACATGCTGCGCGCTGCGCGGGTTGTCAGCGAACGCGACGCGGACCTCATAGCGCGGCCAGCCAGCCGCATAGTCGGCGTTGTATAACTCGAGTTCGGACAAATCGAAACGCGTATAAATATTGTCCGGCTCGAGCGCGAGCGCATGCCTTAGCCCGGCCTCCGCTTCGGCAAAACGGCCTTGCTCCTTGAAAGACAACGCGAGCTTGTGATGCGTGAGCGGATCGTCAGGGCGCAAACGCACGACTTCACGCAAAAGCCGCTCGGCCTCGGCAAATTCATTTTTGGACTGCAACGCCGCGGCGCGCCACATCAACGCGTTCACATCCGTCGCGTCTTGCTGCAGCAAAACCGAGGTGGCCTCTTCGACCAAACTCCAGGCGCGCAGCCCAAAGGCCGTCTGGCCAATCGTGGACAGCAGCGCAGGTGCGCACGAGGCATCCATCTGATAAGCCAGCACGAGTGCCATCAAGGCCATCTGCCGCCGCTGGGAATCCGCTGCGGGATGTTGCAAGAGCGCCTGGCCCAGCAAAAACCAGTCGGTGGCGCGGGCCTCAGGCGATGTCGTGCGAGCAGACAAGCGTTCTATTTCACGCTCGAGGTCTGCCAAAGGAAGGTTTTGCGTCATTGTGACCGGGACATTCTGCTATTCAAGAGGAGCGCATAAGAAGCGCTTAAGGGGCGCTGGCGGCAATTCGAGGGGTCTCGACCTCGACCTCGCCGCATTGCGCACGATGGCGCAAGGCGTGGTCGATCAACACGAGAGCGAGCATCGCCTCGGCGATGGGCGTGGCGCGAATCCCGACACACGGATCATGCCGCCCAAAGGTTTCGACCACGGCGGGCTGCCCCGCTTTATCAATCGAGCGGCGCGGCGTGCGAATGCTCGACGTGGGTTTGATCGCCAGCGATACCGTGATGTCCTGTCCCGTCGAAATCCCGCCGAGAATGCCGCCCGCATGATTGCCAACGAAGCCCTCCGGCGTCAGTTCATCGCCATGCACCGAGCCACGCTGCGCGATGCTGGCGAAACCCGCGCCAATCTCGATGCCCTTCACCGCGTTGATGCCCATCATCGCGTGCGCGATGTCGGCATCGAGCCGGTCGAACAAGGGTTCGCCCAGCCCAACCGGCACCCCCGAGGCGACCACGTTGATCCGTGCGCCAATCGAATCGCCGTCCCGGCGCAAGGCATCGACATAGGCTTCGAGCTCGGGCACCAAAGCCGCATTGGCGGCAAAAAAGGGATTTTCACGCACATGCGACCAGTCGACGAAAGGCACCTCAATCTCGCCTAACGCCGCCATGTAACCGCGAATCCCGATGCCCATGCGCTCGCGCAGCCATTTTTTCGCCACGGCTCCAGCAGCCACGGTGGCAGCGGTCAGGCGCGCCGACGAGCGGCCGCCCCCGCGATAGTCGCGGATACCGTACTTCTGCCAGTAGGTGTAATCGGCGTGACCAGGGCGAAAGGTTTCGGTGAGATTGCCGTAGTCACCGCTGCGCTGGTCGGTGTTGCGGATCAGAAGGGCGATCGGTACGCCCGTTGTCTGCCCTGCGAAAACACCCGAGAGAATCTCAACCCGGTCTGCCTCCTGACGCTGCGTCACGTGACGCGACGTGCCCGGCTTGCGGCGATCGAGTTCTAGCTGGATGTCGTCCTCGACGAGGGCCATACCGGGCGGGCAACCGTCGATCACGCAACCCAGCGCGGGGCCGTGAGACTCGCCAAAGGTGGTAACGGTGAAAAGCTTACCGAGCGTATTGCCGGACATGATGGAGGTCCAAAAAAAGCGGAAATAAACAAATAGACAGCACGGAAGCCGCCATTATGCCAGCCGTGTCCGGGGCAATTGGGGCCGGTCGGGGCCGGTCGGGGCCCGCTTCAGCACAGAACAGGTATGCGGCGGGGAGGTGAGGAGGCGGGGAGGCGGGATTTCGAAGCGGATCTTAGCCCCGGATCTTAGCCCCCTACCCCGCGCTACTTGCGCGGGCCACGCAAGGCGGTAACGTACTGCTGCAACGTTTCTGGCGTTGCCTGCGCGGGGCTAAGCGGCTCACCGACGGCAAGCGTCAGGCGGCTCATCACGCCCCGGCGCAAAGGCCGTGGCCAACGCGCGTCGGCGGCCCGCGAAAACACGCTGCCCCATAACCCGCGCAGCGCCATCGGCACAACGGGCACGGGTGTGCGTTGAATGATTCCGTGAACGCCCTGGCGAAAAGGATTGAGCTCGCCGGTTTGCGTCAGCTTGCCTTCGGGGAAAATACAGACCAGTTCGCCCTCGGCCAACGCGCTAGCGCAAGCGTCATAGGCCTGCTGCAACAAGGCCGCATCTTCACGGGCCGGGGCAATCGGAATCGCCTTCGCATGGCGGAACACCCAGCCCGCGAACGGCGTGCGAAAAATCCGGTGATCCATCACAAAACGAATCGGCCTCGGGCTCTCAGCCATGATGACAAGCGCATCGACATAACTCACGTGGTTACACACCAGCACCGCGGGCCCTTCATCGGGAATACGTTCAGGATGAACCAGACGAATCCGGTAAATCGTGTGCACCAGTATCCAGGCGAGAAAGCGCAGCAAAAATTCGGGCACCAGCGAGTAGATATAAAACGCCACCACGATATTCAGCAAGGCGATCATCAGGAAAATACCCGGAATACCGACACCCAGTGCGGTCAGCCCGATGGCCATCAGCGCGGAGGCGATCATGAAGAGCGCATTCAAAATATTGTTGGCCGCGATGATCCGCGCCCGGTGGCTGGCCTGGCTGCGGCTTTGCACCAGCGCGTACAGCGGCACGCTATACAGCCCGCCCGAGAGCGCCAGCAAAAAGAGATCGGCCAGCACCCGCCAGTGGGCAGGCTGCGCCATGAACTCGCCCAGCGCCAGCAGTTGTCCGGCCGCTGGCCGCGCCTGGCTAGCGAAATACAGATCGATCGCAAACAGACTGATGCCAATCGAGCCCAGCGGCACGAGGCCTAGTTCGATGCGCTGCCGCGAGAGCCGATCGCACAACAGCGAGCCCATGCCAATACCGACAGAGAACGTAGCCAGCAGCACCGTGACGACGTCCGGATTGGCCAGCAGCACGTCTTTGGCAAAACGGAAAAAAGAAGAGAGAAACGTCGCACCCACGAACCACAGCCAGGAAATGCCCAGCAGGCTCAGAAACACCGCACGGTTTTCACGCGCAAGACGCAAGTTGCGCCAGGTTTCGCTAAAGGGATTCCAGTTGATGCGCAAATCGGGCTGGGGCGCTAGCGTTTCGGGTACAAAGCTCGATACGGCACGCCCCACGACAGCGAGCGCCACGCAGATTGCCGAGAGCAGCAGCGCACCGTGCTGGCCAAAATCGGCGGCTGCGCCACCTGCAATCGTGCCAAACAGAATGGCGACAAAAGTGCCCATTTCCACCAGCCCATTGCCCCCCACCAGTTCGGTTTGCGACAAATGCTGCGGCAAATACGCATATTTGATCGGGCCGAATATCGTTGAATGAACCCCCATCAGGAAGGTGCACAGATACAGCAGCGGTGCGCTATGCAAGCAGAACCCCGCCGTGCCGACCAGCATCACCGCGATTTCAAAGCTTTTCACCAGACGGACCAGACACGCCTTGTCATATTTGTCCGCAATCTGGCCGGATGTCGCCGAAAACAGCACAAACGGCAAGATAAAAATCGCGGAAATCAGGAATGCCGCCGTTTGGGCATCGACACCGGAAAAACGCGCGGTCTGAAACGTGACGAGCGAGGTAAAACCAATCTTGAACACGTTGTCATTCATCGCCCCGAAAAACTGAGTCCAGAAAAATGGCGCAAAACGCCGCTCACGCAGCAGGCCAAACTGGGAAGAGGACGCGTGTTTGCCGCTCGCGCGTACTGCGCGACAAACAGCAGGAGACGGTTGTTCATTCATCCGGATCGTGAAGAAAAGTGAAGGGGTGAAGGGCTGAAGGGGTGAGGAGGTAAAAAGATGACACGCAGGAGGCCGCGGCCATGACGCGTTCATTGATGCCAGCGATGCGGCCATGTCCCGCCGATACGGAGCGGATAGCCAAAGCGGCTAGCGTGAGCAGCCATTCATGTCTGTCACGCCTGCGCTAACCGCGAAAATGGAACTGGGGAAAACGCAAAGGGAGGAAGTTTTCTGCCTGCAAACACAGGCTACACGGACAAGCTACGGGGCTGATGCGGCAAGGTCCCAAACCCGCGGCACAACGCCTAGCGGGCCTGCTGTTCCTGCTCATCCGGCCAGTCGCGGATATAAGCCTTGAGCATGCGGTTTTCAAAGCCCTGCTCGTCCACCACGGCTTTAGCCACGTCATAAAACGAGATCACGCCCATCAGCGTGCGGCTATCCATCACGGGCAAATAACGCACATGATGTTCGAGCATCATGCGCCGGACTTCGTTGACATCGGTTTCTGGGGTGCACGTGAGCGGATGGTCATCCATGACCTTGCGGATCGTCGAGGCACCGACGCTGCCGCTATTGCGGCTCAAGAGGCCAATGACTTCCCGAAACGTTAGCATTCCGACCAGATCGCCATATTCCATGACGACCAGTGAGCCGATATCGTGCTCCGCCATGGTGTTGACGGCATCGAGCAGCGGGGTATCGGGGGTGACGGTAAAGAGCGTATTGCCCTTGACCTTGAGAATGTCGGTGACGCGCATGAATGTCTCCTGATGATGCCGATAATGCAAATTTAGTCTCTGATGCTAGCTGAAAGGCCTGCAAAAGAAAAGCCACGCCAGGCACGTGAAACACCGGAATACCGGGCGCTTGCAATAGCCGGAGGCCTCCGCCCGCGCTGCGCCAAAACGCCACGGCAACGGGGTTGCATCAGTCAGCGGCACGCCGCACAATGCTTGAGCTCACGCGCATCGGCACAGCCACCTGCAGCGCCCATTCCGGAGGCTATGATGGCCCACCCCGCACAAGCCCGGCATTTCGCCAGTTTTGCTGAGTTTTATCCTTTTTATCTCAGCGAGCACCGCAACCCGATCTCGCGCCGGTTGCATTTCATGGGCTCGCTCGGCGTGATTGGCTGCGTTACCATGGCGCTCGCTACCGGCGGCTGGCTCTGGCTCCCCGTCGCCATCGTCTGCGGTTATGGCTGTGCCTGGGCCGGTCACTTTTTCTTCGAGAAAAACCGGCCCGCAACCTTCCGCTATCCGCTCTATAGCCTGATGGGCGACTGGATGATGTTCAAGGACATTTGCCAGGGCAAATTACCGCTTTAAATAAATCCGCGATTTAAACCCGTGCCGACACCTTGCCGTCGGCCTTATTTCGCTTCCGCTTCCGGCTCCCCGTTCGCGTCATGTTTGCGCGCTGCCGCCAACAGTTCGGCCAACGAGACATTCAGCTTGTCGTTCTTCAGCACCGCGAGCAGTGCCGTGCAATCCACCTGGGTCGAATCCAGCTTCAACTGATATTCCAGTTCCGCATGGTCGAGCACAAAAAGATCGATCAGACGCGCCACCGTAATCTGCTCAGGGTTGGCCAGCAGCAAAAAGCGCGCGCGCTCGCCCTCTTCCTGCAAACGGACAATCCACTCAAGGCCTTCCAGCTCGCGCAGCAGACGGCTCATGGTTTCCATATCACGGCGCAGCAGGCGCGCCAGTTCCTGCACGGTATAGCCCCGCGTGCCCGCCTGGCGCGCCTGCATGAGCCAGGCGAGCAGTTCAAGCGCATCGAGCAAATCGCTGCCCGCAAAGCGCGGCCGGTGAAACTGGCCCACTCGAATCGCGGGCAAGGCCGACGCCACCATGGCACCCAGCAGCGTGATGAACCAGCTCATATACATCCACAGCAGGAACATCGGCACCACGGCAAACGCACCGTACACGACGGTATAGGTTGGAATGCGGCGGATGCTATAGCCAAAACCGCGCTTGGCCAGTTCGAACGCCAGCGCGGCACACACACCGCCCACCAGCGCATCGCGCCATTCCACACGGCAATTGGGCAGGCAGATGTACAGCATCGTGAAAGCCAGCGCAGGCAGGGGCATCGCCGCGCTGACCAGCGCCCAGCTGATCACGGAAGGCATGTGCTGAACCGCGCTCAGCGTCATCGACTGGGTGAACAGATACGACGAAATCGACAGGCTGCCGCCAATCAGAATCGGGCCCAGCGTCAGGATCGACCAGTACACCAGCACGCGCTGGGCGAAGGGCCTGGACTTGCGCACGCGCCAGATCACGTTAAAAGCGGATTCGACCGTCATCATCGTCATCACCGACGTGACAAACAGCACGATCATCCCGACGGCAGTCAGGCCCTTGGCTTTCGAGGCAAATTCATTCAGATACCTGAAGATCTGGTTATTGATTTGCGCGGGCATCAGATGCTCGGCAAGAAAACCCTGCAGCGCCATCTGGAATGACGCGAAGATGGGAAACGCCGTGAATAGCGCAAAAGCAACCGTCGCCAGTGGCACCAGCGAAAGCGTCGTGGTGAAGGTCAAACTGCCTGCCACCTGGGGAATCCGGTCTTCGCTGCTACGTTTCGCAGCAAAATGCGTAAGACGGTTGAGTGTATCGAGATCGACACGCATCCTGGACAGCACTGACAGCACACTTACCTCCTTTTGCATCGTGAACCTGAAGGTCCTGACTCCGCCCCGAACCCCATACCCCAGGCGGACTCAGGCGCTCAGCGGCAGGCGCGGGCGCCTATAATACGCGCTCACCCGGTGAGGCTTATGAAAGACATTCTTGTGCTTTATTACAGCCGTCATGGCGCGACCCGCGAACTTGCGCTGGCACTCGCCCACGGCATCGACAGCGTTCCCGGCATGCAATCCCGCGTGCGTACGGTTCCCCCCGTTTCCACAGTTTGCGAAAGCACGCAGCCGGACATTCCCCGCGATGGCCCGCCCTACGTCGAACTCCGCGATCTCGAAGAATGCGCCGCACTGGCGCTCGGCTCGCCCACCCGCTTCGGCAACATGGCCGCTTCGCTCAAATACTTTCTCGATGGCACGACGCCACAATGGCTGTCCGGTGCGCTGGCAGGCAAGCCCGCCTGTGTTTTCACCTCGACAGGCAGTCTGCACGGCGGCCAGGAATCCACCTTGCTCTCGATGATGCTGCCGCTGTTGCATCACGGCATGCTGATCGTCGGCATCCCCTATACCGAAAGCACGTTGAGCACCACGCAAAGCGGTGGCACGCCTTATGGCGCGTCCCATTTCGCCCGCGGCGGCACAGCCGGGCCAGGCCTCTCCACCGATGAAAAAACCCTTGCCGTGGCGCTGGGCACCCGGCTCGCGCGGACGGCCGCGCTGCTCGAGGCACGTCCTTGAGCCCTTCCCGCCTTCCCGCCATCCCGCCCGCGCACGCCTCCGCGGCCCCCGTCACGGTGCGGCGTTATGCCGGCCTGGGCGCGGCGGCGGCACTACTCGCGCTGGTCGTGCTGGCGCTGGCGTGGGAAGGATGGCTCGCGCCCCTGCGCCCTGGCGGCTCGACCCTCGTGCTCAAGGCCGTGCCGCTGCTGTGCGCCGTGCCGGGCGTATTGCGGCGGCGCCTCTACACGCTGCAATGGGCGGCGCTGCTGATTCTGCTGTATCTGGCCGAAGGCATCGTGCGCGGGATGTCCGACTCCGGCCCGAGCGCCTGGTTTGGCTGGCTTGAAGCGCTGCTGGCACTGGTTTTCTTTGTCTGCGCGCTGGCCTATGTCGCGCCCTTCAAACGTGCCGCCAGGCAGGCTGCACGTGCCGCTTCAGCCCGCACGGCGACACACTGAGATCACGAGCATCGGGACTTTTTCCGCATCTGCCGTTCGGCTTCCCGTTCCTGGTTTCTCTTTGCTTCTCTTTGCTTCTCTTTGCTTCTCTTTGCTTCTCTTTGCTTCTCTTTGCTTCTCTTTGCTTCTTTTACCCACGATGGTCCGCCATGACCGCTTCCACGCCCTCATCCGCCCAGTCTGCCTTCCTCACGGCCTGCCGCGAGTCCATCGGGACAAACCATGTCCTGAACACGCCCTCTGACACCGCGTCTTACCTCACCGACTGGCGCCGCCGCTATACCGGCGCAGCCTGCGCGGTGCTGTGTCCAGCGAGCACGGAAGAAGTCGCTGCCATCGTGCGGCACGCGCTGACCCACCGCATCGCGCTCGTGCCACAGGGCGGCAATACCGGGCTCGCGGGCGGCGCCACGCCCGACACCAGCGGCACGCAGGCGCTATTGAGCCTGCGTCGGCTGAAGCGGATTCGCGCGCTCGATTTGCATAACAACACCATCACGGCCGAAGCCGGTGTGATCCTCGCCGACGTGCAAGCCGCGGCGCTGGCCGCTGACCGGCTCTTTGCACTGAGCCTCGCGGCCGAAGGCAGTTGCACCATCGGCGGCAATCTGGCCACCAATGCGGGAGGCACCGCCGTGCTGCGTTACGGCAATGCCCGCGAGCTGTGTCTCGGCCTCGAAGTCGTCACGCCCGAGGGCGAATGCTGGGATGGCTTGCGCGGACTGCGCAAGGACAACACCGGCTACGACCTGCGTGATTTGTTTATTGGCGCGGAAGGCACGCTGGGCATCATCACGGCGGCGGTGCTGAAACTGCATCCGCAGCCCGCGGCCCGTGTCACGGCACTGGCCGCGCTGGCCTCGCCTCAGGCCGCGCTCGCGTTTCTGGCGCTCGCGCAACGTGCGGCAGGCCCGCTGCTCACAGGTTTCGAGCTGATGTCCGATTTCTGTGTGCGCTTGGTCGGGCAGCATTTTCCACAGTTGCCCTACCCGTTCAGGCACAAGCATGCGCAGATCGTGCTGCTGGAGCTTTCCGACAACGAAAACGAAGCCCACGCACACGCGTTATTCGAGCGCCTGATGGCGGCGGCGCTTGAACAGGGGCTCGTGGAAGATGCCGTAGTCGCCACGAATCTGGCCCAAACGGCGGCCTTCTGGGCATTGCGCGAACATATTCCGCTGGCGCAGGCAAAGGAAGGGCTCAATATCAAGCACGATATCGCGCTGCCCATCTCGCGCATCGCGGATTTCATGAGCGCCACCGATGCCGCGATTGCGCAGGCCGTTCCCGGCGCACGCCAGGTCACTTTCGGCCACCTGGGCGATGGCAACTTGCACTACAACGTCGCCGCGCCCCCTGGCGTTGAGGCACAAGCGTTCCTGGCGCAGCATGAAGCCACCATCAACCGGCTCGTCCATGACAGCGTGCAGCGGCACCATGGCAGCATCAGCGCCGAACATGGTCTGGGCCAGTTGAAAATCGATGAAGCCGCGCGCTACAAATCCACGACCGAACTACGCCTGATGCGCACGCTCAAGCACGCATTCGATCCCCTGAATCTGATGAACCCCGGCAAGGTGTTGCGCTGGCACTGAAGCTAAAACCGATGCGCCCGCACCTTCTCCTCTGGCTGGAGCCGCTAGCGTGAAAATTCGCGTCCTGTCCGATTTGCATCTGGAATGCCAGATGCCCGAGACCATCCCCTATGCACAAGCCGATCTGGTGGTGCTGGCGGGCGATATTCACAATCACGCCGAAGGCTTGCGCTGGGCGGCCGAAACCTTCGGCGACGACGCGCCCGTGGTCTACGTGCCAGGCAATCACGAGTACTACGACGGTGAGATGGGCGCGCTCGAAAACGCCATGCTAGATGCGGCCCAGTCAGGCGGGCGAGTGCATTTCCTGAATAACGCAGCGCTCGTCGACCCAGCCGGACGCTGGCGCGTGCTGGGGACGACGCTCTGGACCCATTTCGCGCTATACGGCGCGGATGACGCCACGCGTCAAGCCGCGATGGAGGCTGCACAGCAGGTGATGCTCGATTTTCGCGGCCTGATCCAGCTCGCCTGGCCATCGGCGTCAGCTCCCGGCGCCGATGTCATGCGCGACACCACCCGCGACCTCACCCCCAACGACACCCTCGCACTACACGCGCAAGCGCGTGCCTGGCTCGAACAGCAACTGGCGCAGCCGTTTGCGGGCCAGACAATCGTGGTCACGCATCATGCGCCGCACCGGCTCAGCCTGGCACCGCGCTATGCACAAGACCCCGTGTCAGCGGGCTTTGTGAATGATTTGCCCACGCTCGTGCAAGCGCCGGTCGCACTCTGGATTCACGGCCACACGCACAGCGCTTTTGATTATTCGGTGAATGGCACACGGGTGGTCTGCAATCCCCGCGGCTACCGCAACCGGCGCACAGGGCAAATGGAAAACCCGGATTTCGCCTGGGACAAGATCATCGAGATCTGAAGCGTGGGGC from Paraburkholderia hayleyella encodes:
- a CDS encoding SDR family oxidoreductase, which translates into the protein MGRSINLEGKVALITGASSGLGKRFAQVLSQAGAKVVLASRRTERLKELRAEIEASGGAAHVVSLDVTDYQSIKSAIAHAETEAGTIDILVNNSGVSAHQKLAEVTPADFEFIFDTNTRGAFFVAQEVAKRMLRRNDSVTKPGYRIINIASVAGMRVLPQIGLYSMSKAAVIHMTRAMAQEWGRHGINVNAICPGYIDTELNHHRWATEQGQKLIAQLPRQRVGVPEDLDGLLLLLAADESQFINGSIITADDGFGLV
- a CDS encoding electron transfer flavoprotein-ubiquinone oxidoreductase: MTPASLIEQYGPRESMEYDVVIVGGGPAGLSAAIRLKQLALAKGVETSVCILEKGSEIGAHILSGAVMDPRALTELIPEWKEKGAPLNVEVSEDRFIFLGERSARQVPHWALPAIFRNEGNYVVSLANVARWLGQQAEALGVEIFPGFPAAEVLYHEDGSVKGVVTGNMGIGRDGQPTENFQLGMELHAKYTLFCEGARGHLGRQLHERFQLRDGADPQTYGIGLKELWEIDPSMHQPGLVLHTAGWPLKNDTYGGSFLYHMDHNQVMIGFVVGLGYSNPYLSPFEEFQRYKTHPAIRTFLQGGKRVSYGARAITAGGLMSLPKLVFPGGALVGDDAGFLNASRIKGSHAAIKTGMLAAQAAFEALAAGRAADELSAYPEAFRQSWLHTELHRARNFKQWMSRGLYLGTLMVGLEQKLLGGNVPWTLHHKHADHEMLKPASQCQPIEYPKPDGKLTFDRLSSVFISNTHHEENQPSHLTLKDATVPINVNWRTYAGPESRYCPAAVYEFVKNNDGNEQLVINAQNCVHCKTCDIKDPTQNIVWVTPEGGGGPNYPNM
- a CDS encoding glycosyltransferase family 9 protein translates to MTQNLPLADLEREIERLSARTTSPEARATDWFLLGQALLQHPAADSQRRQMALMALVLAYQMDASCAPALLSTIGQTAFGLRAWSLVEEATSVLLQQDATDVNALMWRAAALQSKNEFAEAERLLREVVRLRPDDPLTHHKLALSFKEQGRFAEAEAGLRHALALEPDNIYTRFDLSELELYNADYAAGWPRYEVRVAFADNPRSAQHVLAKQSPYWQGESLAGKVLVVYGEQGLGDCLWAVRFLPLLAQRARSEGGRVIFGHDGPLRHLIERMLPDDLVLETSLETHPDFHCGLMSLPLRLGVFSAEGWGQPYLSADPERAARWRERVSAVAAEGRPKVGLVWNGNPGHIRDARRSMAPEQLEPLLQVPGVTFFALSPGRGSTVEQWRTRGMEVIDLTAQFETGFDDVAALLVNLDLVVTIDSGPAHLAGALGVPTCLMIDYISAWFWGHQNQRTPWYDSIELLRQPEIGAWAPVLERVRQKLVALASSRPGEVQ
- the aroC gene encoding chorismate synthase; this encodes MSGNTLGKLFTVTTFGESHGPALGCVIDGCPPGMALVEDDIQLELDRRKPGTSRHVTQRQEADRVEILSGVFAGQTTGVPIALLIRNTDQRSGDYGNLTETFRPGHADYTYWQKYGIRDYRGGGRSSARLTAATVAAGAVAKKWLRERMGIGIRGYMAALGEIEVPFVDWSHVRENPFFAANAALVPELEAYVDALRRDGDSIGARINVVASGVPVGLGEPLFDRLDADIAHAMMGINAVKGIEIGAGFASIAQRGSVHGDELTPEGFVGNHAGGILGGISTGQDITVSLAIKPTSSIRTPRRSIDKAGQPAVVETFGRHDPCVGIRATPIAEAMLALVLIDHALRHRAQCGEVEVETPRIAASAP